From Clostridiaceae bacterium, a single genomic window includes:
- the ytxC gene encoding putative sporulation protein YtxC, producing the protein MQFVCIGVEGSTGTLMQHLNSELVQLKKEKVDYSLEQIDKDGSTSIVCSINDDNYYNEKSVRSYRALKVRIAHALADYIIRQYEEKLILRTINSNYCYFNAAEKRDILNNVLKMIENSDKNGQYGLFKIRRRNIIIRKLLDYFESTNSLILDGFVNFRLKDYIKDLEEIVDKAVDDYLMDREYKEFIRLLRYFVDIQEPKADVIHVIAGYNCNYMLLDQSKKEITNECIQEFISEVSDGEINYDDLLVSSLITFAPRKIVIHCDGQIKNKELLETIKNVFSGKVVICNGCELCLVNVVKTEK; encoded by the coding sequence ATGCAATTTGTTTGCATAGGAGTCGAGGGATCAACAGGTACTTTAATGCAGCATTTAAACAGTGAATTGGTACAGCTTAAAAAAGAAAAAGTAGACTATTCTCTGGAACAGATAGATAAAGATGGTTCTACTTCCATTGTGTGCAGCATTAATGATGATAACTATTATAACGAAAAATCAGTTAGGTCATATAGAGCTCTTAAGGTTCGCATAGCCCATGCTTTAGCGGATTATATTATAAGACAGTATGAAGAAAAACTTATTTTAAGAACTATAAATAGTAATTATTGCTATTTTAATGCCGCAGAGAAAAGAGACATCTTAAACAATGTATTAAAAATGATAGAAAATAGTGATAAAAATGGACAATATGGTCTGTTTAAAATACGCAGACGTAATATTATAATAAGGAAGTTGCTGGATTATTTCGAAAGTACCAACAGCTTGATACTTGATGGGTTTGTTAATTTCAGGTTAAAAGATTATATCAAAGATCTGGAAGAAATAGTAGACAAGGCTGTCGACGATTATCTGATGGACAGGGAATATAAAGAGTTTATAAGATTGCTTAGATATTTTGTAGACATCCAGGAGCCAAAGGCTGATGTAATACATGTGATAGCAGGTTATAACTGTAATTATATGCTGTTGGATCAGTCCAAGAAAGAAATAACAAATGAATGCATCCAGGAGTTTATAAGTGAAGTATCTGATGGAGAGATAAACTATGATGACTTGCTGGTTAGTTCCCTAATAACATTTGCACCCAGAAAAATTGTCATTCATTGTGACGGGCAGATAAAGAACAAAGAACTGTTGGAAACAATAAAAAATGTATTTTCAGGAAAAGTAGTAATCTGCAATGGCTGTGAGTTGTGCCTGGTAAATGTTGTTAAAACTGAAAAGTAG
- a CDS encoding NUDIX hydrolase produces MLVRNCAGGVVFCPEGKRVFLLKNEKGEWVFPKGLIKEGLLSSQVALDKVKEETGITAEIISPAGHTSYEFYSITRQRPVCNKIIWYIMRSLQDDFKINKEKNFTDGGFFDIEEAMNLVTYSQDKSLLNFSYMKYKDLIAVV; encoded by the coding sequence ATGCTGGTGAGAAACTGCGCGGGTGGTGTCGTCTTCTGCCCTGAAGGAAAAAGGGTTTTCCTTCTAAAGAATGAAAAAGGCGAATGGGTATTCCCAAAGGGATTAATTAAAGAAGGTTTATTGTCAAGTCAGGTAGCATTAGACAAAGTCAAGGAAGAAACCGGGATAACAGCTGAAATTATTTCCCCGGCAGGTCATACGAGCTATGAATTCTATTCTATAACACGGCAAAGGCCGGTCTGCAATAAAATTATCTGGTATATTATGAGATCACTGCAAGATGATTTTAAAATTAATAAGGAAAAAAATTTTACGGACGGCGGTTTTTTCGATATTGAAGAAGCCATGAATCTTGTTACCTATAGTCAGGACAAATCTTTGCTAAATTTCTCTTATATGAAATACAAAGATTTAATAGCTGTGGTTTGA
- a CDS encoding Asp23/Gls24 family envelope stress response protein, which yields MRVVGFVGPSGTGKSHRASWVAREKGIDFIIDDGLLISGNRVIAGMSAKKESTKIGSIRRALFINKDHANDIKKALETYKPESILILGTSEGMVETIAKNLGLKGIDEKISIYDVASEFEINQALSTRKEQGKHVIPVPTFEIKKDFSGYFLDPLQIFRRKGKGNYQLIGEKSVVRPTFSYLGKYTISDYTIYQIVEHVVSQIKGVSRISRFRAENSPDGIFIEIDLIIVYGYLIRPLLSDVQKKVKEEVERLTALNIKALNVVAKSLVMPENKSE from the coding sequence ATGAGGGTTGTAGGATTTGTGGGACCCAGTGGTACGGGTAAAAGCCATAGGGCCTCATGGGTTGCAAGAGAAAAAGGAATAGATTTTATTATTGATGATGGTTTGCTGATAAGTGGTAATAGAGTAATTGCAGGTATGTCTGCCAAAAAGGAGAGTACAAAAATAGGCTCTATTAGAAGAGCTTTGTTTATAAATAAAGATCATGCCAACGATATAAAGAAGGCTCTGGAAACTTATAAACCAGAGTCAATATTAATACTGGGAACCTCTGAGGGGATGGTCGAAACCATAGCGAAAAACCTGGGTTTAAAGGGTATTGATGAAAAAATATCTATATATGATGTAGCCAGTGAATTTGAAATAAATCAGGCCTTATCCACAAGAAAAGAACAAGGTAAACATGTTATACCAGTCCCGACTTTTGAAATAAAAAAGGATTTCTCCGGGTATTTTTTGGATCCCCTTCAGATATTCAGAAGAAAAGGTAAAGGAAATTATCAGCTTATTGGTGAAAAATCAGTTGTAAGGCCTACTTTTAGTTATCTGGGTAAATATACCATATCTGATTATACCATATATCAAATCGTGGAGCATGTGGTTTCCCAAATAAAAGGTGTCAGCAGGATATCCAGGTTTAGGGCTGAAAACTCCCCTGATGGAATATTTATAGAAATTGATCTCATTATTGTATACGGATATTTAATAAGACCATTACTTTCAGACGTCCAGAAAAAAGTGAAGGAAGAGGTGGAGAGGCTCACTGCATTAAATATAAAAGCTCTAAATGTTGTGGCCAAAAGCCTCGTAATGCCAGAGAATAAATCTGAATAA
- a CDS encoding YebC/PmpR family DNA-binding transcriptional regulator, giving the protein MAGHSKWANIRHKKGKTDAQKGKLFTKIGREIAVAVKEGGPDPESNSRLKDAIAKAKAANMPNENIMRSIRKAAGEVDSDNFEEITYEGYGPGGVAVIVESLTDNRNRTAGDIRHYFDRFGGNLGQTGCVSFMFNKKGVIIVEKSNIITEDQIIMDALEAEAEDVNIEEDYYEILTAADDFSKVRIALEQKGYEFAEASIEMLPVTTTKLTDPKHIENMEKLIDSLEDMDDVQNVYHNWDMPETKEE; this is encoded by the coding sequence ATGGCCGGACATTCTAAGTGGGCAAATATTAGGCATAAAAAAGGCAAAACTGATGCACAAAAAGGAAAACTGTTTACCAAAATAGGCAGGGAAATAGCAGTTGCAGTAAAAGAAGGAGGCCCAGATCCTGAATCAAATTCAAGGCTTAAGGATGCTATAGCAAAAGCAAAGGCTGCAAACATGCCTAATGAAAATATTATGAGAAGTATCCGGAAGGCAGCAGGAGAAGTAGATTCAGATAATTTTGAGGAAATTACTTATGAAGGATATGGTCCCGGTGGAGTTGCTGTAATTGTTGAATCCTTGACCGATAACAGAAATAGAACCGCAGGAGACATACGGCACTATTTTGACAGATTTGGAGGGAATTTAGGTCAAACAGGCTGTGTATCGTTCATGTTTAATAAAAAGGGAGTTATTATTGTTGAAAAGAGTAATATAATAACGGAAGATCAGATAATAATGGATGCTCTTGAAGCTGAAGCAGAAGATGTCAATATTGAAGAAGACTACTACGAGATCCTGACAGCAGCGGATGATTTTTCAAAAGTAAGAATAGCTCTTGAACAAAAAGGTTATGAATTTGCTGAGGCAAGTATAGAAATGTTACCTGTGACTACAACAAAATTAACTGACCCAAAACATATTGAAAATATGGAAAAGCTAATTGATAGCCTGGAAGATATGGATGATGTCCAAAATGTATATCATAACTGGGATATGCCTGAGACAAAGGAAGAATAA
- a CDS encoding YigZ family protein, producing MEIEYKTVLKEAVAEFEEKKSKFIASVKPVSKEEEALEFINRIKSRYWDATHNVYAYYIGGDVTTQRFSDDGEPSGTAGMPVLEVIKRMDVRDLVVVVTRYFGGTLLGATGLVRAYSKSATLGIEAAGIVKKSLCTEVKAIVEYTLWGKVQNLIQKKGYPVNNISYGQDIDISIFVPVGEADDFLILMEEETNGRAVTELGEKMYVPMNETFFK from the coding sequence ATGGAGATAGAATATAAAACTGTACTTAAGGAAGCTGTTGCAGAGTTTGAGGAAAAGAAGTCCAAGTTTATTGCGTCTGTAAAACCTGTGTCCAAAGAGGAAGAAGCTCTGGAATTTATCAACAGGATAAAGTCCAGATACTGGGACGCTACTCATAACGTGTACGCATATTATATTGGCGGTGATGTTACAACCCAGAGATTCAGTGACGACGGAGAACCTTCAGGTACGGCAGGTATGCCGGTATTAGAGGTAATTAAAAGAATGGATGTCCGAGACTTAGTAGTTGTAGTAACCAGGTATTTTGGAGGAACTCTGCTTGGAGCTACAGGTCTTGTGAGGGCATACAGCAAAAGTGCAACTCTTGGCATTGAAGCTGCAGGGATTGTTAAAAAATCATTGTGTACTGAAGTGAAAGCTATAGTAGAATATACACTTTGGGGCAAAGTACAGAACTTAATTCAGAAGAAAGGATATCCCGTAAATAATATTTCTTATGGCCAGGATATAGATATATCCATATTTGTGCCTGTTGGTGAAGCAGATGATTTTTTAATCCTGATGGAGGAGGAAACCAACGGCAGGGCAGTTACTGAATTGGGAGAAAAAATGTACGTACCTATGAATGAGACCTTTTTCAAATAG
- a CDS encoding HAMP domain-containing histidine kinase: MFSENFIDILHDIKTPLNIIIGAIQLTEHNNDPLSEVIMMQAKHFQAIKHNSYRLLHLVNCITDLIKTEDEHILFNPRYCNIVPIVEELVQTSAPYAHVKGIHLEFESSEKEIFALIDVEKFERIILNLLSNAFKFTPSGGKVTVKVSCLDNKAYISVKDTGIGIPDKMQDLIFERFSHVGSPLSASSEGIGIGLSIAKYFTDLHKGKISLLSKEGEGSEFIIEIPINNKAHMNNITNTTI, translated from the coding sequence ATGTTCTCTGAGAATTTTATAGATATTCTCCATGATATAAAAACACCATTAAATATTATAATTGGTGCCATTCAACTAACAGAACATAATAATGATCCCCTCTCAGAAGTAATAATGATGCAAGCCAAACACTTTCAGGCAATAAAGCACAATTCTTACAGGCTTCTACATCTTGTAAATTGTATTACTGACCTAATTAAAACCGAAGATGAACATATTTTATTTAATCCCAGGTATTGCAATATTGTACCAATAGTTGAGGAATTAGTACAAACCTCTGCTCCTTATGCCCATGTAAAGGGAATTCACCTTGAGTTCGAGAGTTCTGAAAAAGAAATATTTGCATTAATAGATGTTGAAAAGTTTGAAAGAATTATTTTGAATCTTCTCTCAAATGCATTTAAGTTTACACCATCAGGTGGAAAAGTTACAGTAAAAGTATCTTGTTTAGATAATAAAGCATATATTTCTGTAAAAGACACAGGAATCGGAATACCTGATAAAATGCAGGACCTTATTTTCGAACGTTTCAGCCATGTAGGAAGTCCTCTTTCTGCCAGTTCTGAAGGAATAGGTATAGGACTTTCAATTGCCAAATATTTTACTGACCTGCATAAGGGGAAAATAAGCCTATTAAGCAAAGAAGGTGAAGGCAGTGAGTTTATTATTGAAATACCAATAAATAATAAAGCCCATATGAATAATATAACTAACACTACTATTTGA
- a CDS encoding DUF378 domain-containing protein, translating into MNRTPLDRLALVLVIIGALNWLLIGLFEYDLVASIFGGNTSFLSKIIYTVVGLAGLYSISLLFRESAPVKE; encoded by the coding sequence ATGAATAGAACACCTTTAGACAGATTAGCTTTAGTTCTTGTTATAATTGGTGCATTAAACTGGTTATTAATCGGATTATTTGAATATGATCTGGTAGCATCTATTTTTGGAGGGAATACAAGCTTTCTTAGCAAAATAATCTATACAGTAGTGGGCTTGGCAGGGTTATACAGCATAAGCTTACTGTTTAGAGAAAGTGCACCCGTAAAAGAATAG